In Mobula birostris isolate sMobBir1 chromosome 15, sMobBir1.hap1, whole genome shotgun sequence, the following proteins share a genomic window:
- the kifc3 gene encoding kinesin-like protein KIFC3 isoform X2 — translation MISCLQEDKVRLEEDLNTAESKQQGLGGTAQSQGTTDLEKHLEILVQENDRLKQELSGSQLRFQQLRSSLPPCTDCEHSKENSRLRKQMTVLRLELQEKTQLLSELEQHLKDVLQDRAEKEERLNKRIRDCHLALAKQSTPGVKYMTKKMEVESSRMKQDLEEAQSRNHYLQEQISIQRQLLTEQEQQLQDSWQTSAQLQAQIMMYEAELEQARGEMLAALQAMEDEKNQAIEEVFQHARSEMKTVHDNLNGVRINLLSIQPALKTLTNDYNCLKNHVRDFPCLLQDAVSQTKKEIYQAVEEAKEINQDLLRKYKREMQLRKKCHNELVRLRGNIRVLCRVRPITREDGAGPDNRNVISFDQDDDGVLYVSHRGKTSMFELDKVFQPHALQTDIFREVQALITSCIDGYNVCIFAYGQTGSGKTYTMEGLPEDPGINQRALQHLFGEVAERSADWDLTITVSMAEIYNETLRDLLGSDQQKTEDLTMRNLLAKDPSEKLEIKLSPDGSGQLYVPGLMQIRVQSVDDINKVFELGRVNRATDFTNVNERSSRSHALLIVSVTGINLTSGVRTTGKLNLVDLAGSERVGKSGAEGPRLREAQNINKSLLALGDVICALRSKQPYIPFRNSKLTYLLQDSLSGDSKTLMMVQVSPMEKNVNESICSLKFAQRVRSVELGAAGRRGESQHCSNRQECELESSLSAVQQGRHNSYSGGKSTAGKRRLVTSKIQRGIGPPGPSGHTSQPPSI, via the exons ATGATCAGCTGTCTGCAGGAGGACAAAGTGAGGCTGGAGGAGGATCTGAACACAGCTGAGTCCAAACAGCAGGGGCTGGGCGGCACTGCACAATCTCAG GGTACAACTGACCTGGAGAAACACTTAGAGATCTTGGTGCAGGAAAATGATCGACTGAAGCAGGAGCTAAGTGGCAGCCAGCTCCGGTTCCAGCAGCTGCGgtcctccctccccccctgcaCGGACTGTGAACACAGCAAG GAAAACTCTCGGTTACGGAAGCAAATGACAGTCTTACGGTTAGAGTTGCAAGAAAAGACCCAACTGCTGTCAGAGCTGGAACAGCACCTCAAAGATGTCCTTCAGGACAGAGCTGAGAAGGAAGAGAGGCTGAATAAGCGCATAAGGGACTGCCATCTAGCTCTGGCCAAGCAGTCCACACCAGGAGTAAAG TATATGACCAAAAAAATGGAAGTTGAATCATCGAGGATGAAGCAGGACTTAGAAGAAGCTCAGTCAAGGAATCATTATCTTCAGGAACAGATTAGTATTCAGAGGCAACTGCTGACAGAGCAAGAACAACAGCTTCAAGACTCTTGGCAAACATCAGCCCAGCTTCAAGCTCAG ATCATGATGTACGAGGCAGAGCTCGAACAAGCACGAGGGGAGATGCTTGCAGCACTTCAGGCAATGGAAGATGAGAAGAACCAGGCCATTGAAGAGGTCTTCCAGCATGCACGCTCTGAAATGAAGACTGTGCATGATAATCTGAATG GTGTCCGAATCAACCTTCTCTCCATCCAACCAGCCCTGAAGACACTGACTAATGATTACAACTGTCTGAAGAACCATGTCCGGGATTTTCCCTGTCTTCTGCAGGACGCCGTCAGTCAGACAAAAAAGGAA ATTTACCAAGCAGTGGAGGAAGCGAAGGAAATAAACCAGGATCTTCTGCGCAAGTACAAGCGGGAGATGCAGCTCCGCAAGAAATGCCACAATGAGCTGGTGCGGCTTCGAG GGAATATTCGTGTCTTGTGCAGAGTTCGACCTATAACCAGGGAGGATGGTGCGGGTCCCGACAACAGGAATGTCATTTCCTTCGATCAGGACGATGATGGAGTTTTGTACGTCTCACACCGTGGAAAAACCTCCATGTTTGAGCTGGATAAGGTTTTTCAGCCACATGCATTGCAAACAGAT ATATTCCGGGAGGTTCAAGCACTCATCACGTCCTGCATTGATGGGTACAACGTCTGCATATTTGCTTATGGACAAACGGGTTCTGGGAAGACGTACACAATGGAG GGGTTGCCGGAAGACCCTGGAATAAACCAGCGTGCTCTCCAGCATCTGTTTGGTGAAGTGGCAGAGCGCTCAGCAGACTGGGATCTCACCATCACCGTCAGCATGGCTGAGATCTACAATGAAACCCTCAG aGACCTGCTAGGGTCTGACCAGCAGAAGACTGAGGATCTAACTATGAG GAACTTGTTGGCCAAGGACCCCAGCGAGAAGCTTGAGATAAAGCTAAGTCCAGATGGCAGTGGGCAGCTGTATGTCCCAGGCCTGATGCAGATCAGAGTACAGAGTGTGGACGATATCAACAAG GTTTTTGAACTTGGTCGTGTGAATCGGGCAACAGACTTCACAAATGTGAATGAGCGCAGCTCCCGATCCCACGCTCTGCTTATTGTTTCTGTGACTGGGATAAACCTCACCTCTGGAGTTCGAACAACAG GTAAATTAAACCTAGTGGACTTGGCAGGCTCTGAGCGTGTTGGGAAGTCGGGGGCAGAGGGTCCCCGGCTAAGAGAAGCTCAGAACATCAACAAGTCCCTGTTGGCCCTCGGTGATGTCATCTGTGCACTGCGCTCCAAACAGCCGTACATTCCTTTCCGTAACTCCAAGCTGACCTACCTGCTACAGGACTCCCTTAGCGGTGACAGCAAAACCCTCATGATGGTCCAG GTGTCTCCAATGGAGAAGAATGTCAATGAGAGCATTTGCTCACTGAAGTTTGCCCAGAGGGTGCGGTCAGTGGAACTGGGAGCTGCTGGACGCAGGGGGGAAAGTCAACACTGTTCCAATCGCCAGGAATGTGAG